The following DNA comes from Megalobrama amblycephala isolate DHTTF-2021 linkage group LG20, ASM1881202v1, whole genome shotgun sequence.
CATTTCCCAGTTGTAATTAAATTGTAATTCCCCAGCCCTACTTTGtgattttaaagggataattcaaacaaaaataaaaattatgtcatcatttaaattttgttcAGATCGTCTTCTTAAGACTTTGAATAAAGCACAGGACGCAACTACTTACATggtacatttttacaaaatttacaaaaaagttaatttaattgTATGGAAAAAATTGGCTTGAACGTGCTGCAAAATATCTCTTTTATATATCTATTTGGATTTGGAATGACAGGAGGTTGAGTACATGATGACACAACTGTCATTTTCAGGTGGACTATGAACACAGACCAAGAATTCAACAaagcacatattttttttaagttatttatttagattAGAGCTGCTGTCTCAACATCTTATTTCTATCCTTCCcacaattaaatacatttaattcagtATTTTCTACCAATCTGTACTAAGAACCAGTCCAATGGCTGAAAAATAATCAACTAATCATGGTAATTTATGAAGGGTGTACACTACTTCAAATTAGCAAAGCAAAAAAATATCAATACAATATCAACATTATATGCCATGGAGTAATTTAATTCTGATCAAACTAAGGCAATGATTCTGCAAGCTCATACATAAAGTAGTACTCCAATTTACACTCTATCAAAATTATTAGCCttagaaataaatgacattatcaATCATGCTCTAATTTACTCCAAAGTCCACCGATCAAGTAACCGTTTCTCTGATCACAGAAACAGCGTGTCTAAACTGGAAGCAACCAAAGTTGTAACTTACTACAGTGGCTTGAGTTTGTCTGCACCGGACGTGTTGAAGCTGTTTGCAGACCAATCAGCTGTAAGCTTGAGAGTATTATTTCATTTCCTACTGTTTTAAAAACTGAATTTGCATGGgctatttaaaggaatagttcaccatCTCTTTCTCTTTATATCTcttaatgaactttttgaagtgtcaaagtggtagttgcatagactGTCAACGGTGGGacagaaaactctcagatttcatcaataatatcttcatttgtgttctgaagatgaacgaaagtgtttcgggtttggaaggacatgagggtgagtaattaatgacagaattttcatttttaggtgaactaaccctttaagaataatGAAAAAACTTTACATGTTTGTACCCTTAAAATTTTTTAGGTAAAGCCttttatataatacaatatagcTGAACAAAGGTGCAACACTCACTCTTAAGAGCTCAAACTTTATTACTTAAAAAACATGACGTTTCGGCCGCCCATGTTTTCTTTAAAGTTTGAACTTTAACGAAACGTCATGtttttttaagtaataaagTTTGAGCTCTTAAGAGTCAGTGTTGCACCTTTGATTTTCGGTTGCACCTCCTCTTGTATCGGTAGAGCACCTTTTTTCATATTCAttcatataatacaatataaaaatatctttaatgcattaattatgcctTTTATATAACGCGTTGTATGGTCTCATGAACAAGTGTAATCACAGTTataatatgttaatgttaagCCTTAAcagaaagtataatgcattaaaacacatgacaGACAACCAGTTTCACATGTAACAAGGAAtttgcaaatattataatgaattaaactttggttacaattatttatgaaaaaatgtAATGCGTTATAACACACATtatgaatacattttataatgcattatacttaaaggctttaagtaaagtatTACCATTATTTCCTcatcaaattatttaaatatgaagGCCAGAGACCAAAAACATCACAACatgaaaaaaattacttttttttttactggacgGACAGGAAAGTAAATGGCTTGAGTAGTTAAGCAGTGAATCAAAAGTAGAAATGGAGCATCGATTGTGCATTGTGCGCTTCCATGAAGACAGTTTCATTGCAACCAACGGAACTATCTAGTTTTGATGCGCCGCAACATGGTGCATGTGTTTGgtgtagacagagtctggatcATCAATGCACCTGTATGTCAGCATGTGTCGTTTTACTCCTCTCCTGCGGTGAGTTTGCAGCTGTGCTCCTGCAATAAGGCCTCAGCCTCTGCCCTCTTCACCAGACTGTTGGCTTTACCCTGGTAACGTCCAGCCTTTCCAGCTCCTTTACCTTGCAGCAACTCTGACACCCTGCACATGATGACACAAACAGAGGAGCATTTCATTCAGAAGAGTGCACCTACTGGAAGAATCACTACATAACATAGTTCTGCATGCAACCTGGGGAAAACAATTCAATTAGACTTATTACAGTttacaattttttattaaatttttaatcCAATGGCTGGATATATATCACTCTATATCTATAAATATGGATAAACCCAGTCGTTGGGTTCAAAATGTAAGTAAAAAATGTAACCCAAcggctgggtttgtccatatttgacctaaatttggtttgaaacaacccaggatttttttaaaagtgtacataTTGGCCATATACTGTGAATATCAGCAACtgcataaaattaatatttttgctcagtttgggcccAAAATTGATGTTTTGTGCCCATATTCTCACTATAACAGTATATGGGCCTTAAAAGCCTGATGCATCAAATCCGATGCTCAACAAAAACACAtatgcaaaacttttttttttttgtcatctaAAAAGTtccatttgaaaaaaaattttccatttgaaaaaaaacaaaaaaaaaataataataataataataataataataataataataaaaaatcctgACTATTATTTCTTATGTCAGACTTAACAGGGTTAAAAAATGCCAGTATGAAAAGACTTGAATTATTATTGGTCTTACCGAGGTCCCACTTCTGTGACAATATTCTCAGGCCCTGCGAGAAGGAACATTCCTGCACCCTTCTCCTCACCCACGGTCAGGAAGATCACTGTGTCCTACACAAGAACAGCAATGAGAGTGTAAACTACACGTCAGCCACTGTGGATGGATAAAAAGATGCGGTTTACCTGAAATCCAATTTCATTTGCGATGATGTTCATGAACTCATTATCACCATCTTTGCTGTGAAAATATCACCAAAAGGCAGACAAGTTGCTAAATGGATTGAACTTTTCAATCTTGCCCTTCTATAATCATGTTGAATATCTTGTTTTATCTGGAAATACATCAGGTCATGGAAGTAGAATGGGTTGAGAACAGCATTTCATGCTGATTTTATTCACTCCTAAACctttaaagtcatcatgaaaaTAGAGggcgtttacacaacaccattttcaactaaaaacagaaaaattttatacgttttggctgttcatttataTGACAACTGCGTTTTCACGGCCTGAAAACAGAAGCTTTTGAAatcaggtttcaaagtgcaagtttttgaaaatgatacagTTATTGTCTTCacgtaaactacaaaaacgcaaaATTGTGTCTATAGGAGAgtaatgtttctttacaaagtgacatcgccaactactggcctggcagcataatacacaACGCATTAAgtgccggggggtgaaaactttttgaatttgaatatcgaggtaaattgtacttaatttgtcttccaggaaatgtgaaaatatcttcttttgcttctgaagggcagtactaaatgaaaaaatctgatatttaaacaaaataagaaaaatttggacttcttcatcctgttcaaaagttttcaccccccggctcttaatgcatcatgttttcttctggagcatcagtgaatgtttgcagcttttgcaatagttgtgtttgagtccctcagttgtcctcagtgtgaaaagatggatctcaaaatcatacaatcactgctggaaagggttcaaatatgcaaagaTGTTGGAAAACCAAAGaatttttgggacctggaggatttttctgaagaacagagctcagtttaactgctcaggacaaaaaagggactcatgaacaaccatcacaaaacaaaaaaaacagtcaagggtatgtaaacttttaaacagggtcatttttacaaattcagcaattttttttgtcttgtggatatgtaaacatcttttatgtaaaatatcttactcaggacagtactaaataaaaaataacatgcattttgtatgatctctcttattttgttaaaattattcacattttcaaagattctgcaaggggtatgtaaacttttgaaggtgccattgaattgaaaattgaatttacctcggcatagttgaataacaagagttcagtacatggaaatgacatacagtgagtctcaaaatccattgtttcctccttcttatataaatctcatttgtttaaaagacctccgaagaacaggcgaatctcaacataacaccgactgttacgtaactgtcggGATCATTATGTAtgacccccaatatttgcatatgccagcccatgttcaaggcattatacaagggcagccagttaacgtctggatctgtgcacagctgaatcatcggactaggtaagcaagcaagaacaacagcgaaaaatggcagatggagcaataataactgacatgatccatgatagcatgatatttttagtggtatttgataattgtctttctaaatgtttcgttagcatgttgctaatgtactgttaaatgtggttaaagttaccatcgtttcttactgtattcacggagacaagagccgtcgctattttcatttttaaacacttgcagtctgtataatgcatgaacacaacttcattctttataaatctctccaacagtgtagcattagccgttagccacggagcactatcaaacccattcagaatcaaatgtaaacatccaaataaataccatacttatgcgattagacatgttgcatgacgaacactttgtaaagatccattttgagggttatattagctgtgtgaactttgtttatgcaatgatagagtcgagagctcgggagggggcggagagcgcgagcaattaaaggggccgcagcctgaatcggcgcatttctaattatgcctcaaaataggcagttaaaaaaattcattttggctgcatcttcacagacacattcaggggacaccttagacttatattacatcttgtaaaaaaacgttcaatggcacctttgaGCTCAACtgtatgtcacaatagggaagaaaatacTATCACAACTTcagtttcatgccaactttaactAACGGCTTTAACAAGGAGAAGTTAATCACGCACTTGTGTAAGCTGAAGAAGTTTCCTCTGTCCGGTTTGCTTTTGAAGTTCTGCGCTATCAGAACAGCCATTTCCCTCAGAATAATAAGATTACTCTGTCACAGGAACACACAGGGTAATGATTAATAATTGCTAAAGTGAAATATTAATCAGTTTACTGACACAGTAGGTTCTACTGTATCTTACCTTCTGAAGACGTTTGACCGTCTTTTGTAGCTTGTCCACGGCATCAACATGCTCATCAGCCCCTGTCCTAATAGACCACATGGATAAACGTTAGTTCGTGCTTGAAGAGAAGCGCCTCATTCTAAAGAGAGTAACTCACTTGAGGAGGACCGTCAGAGATTTTTCAATGTTATAACTCTTCTCAGCATATTTTAGCACTCTGTTGCCCGCTATGAAAAtcaggttggttttattcttCTTCCCTTTTTCAGTCCCCAAAATCTTTATAATCTAATGAGCACATAAACACAATTTGAGTGATTAAACAGCAGAACATCACTGAATAATACACTAAGACTATGGCTCACAGGTTAAGTTGACCTAAACTGCGCTCGACCATGACACAAGGACTGACCTGTAGGTGACTGAGATTGGACACATGAGTCCCACAGCACATGTTGGCATCTACACCCTCAATGTCAATGATCCTGATGGGCCCAGCGTGGTCGTCTGGAAGACCACGGCTTCTCAcctgttaaaaaaaagttaatcaaaagtgacagtaaagacatttataatgttatgaaaggtttctatttcaaatcaaatgctgttctttctattcatcaaagaatcctgaaaaaaatgtatcatggttttcatTAAActatt
Coding sequences within:
- the aarsd1 gene encoding alanyl-tRNA editing protein Aarsd1, with amino-acid sequence MAFQCQRDSYMQELDTSVVSCVPAELKLESNGKKEKLKGFNVKLKDTVLFPEGGGQPDDHGTVGGVPVLRVLRQGPDAVHFISSALEEGQEVHIKLDWQRRFDHMQQHSGQHLITALADAMFGYKTTSWELGRQRSSIELDTASVKPGEMEALEAAVNEKIRAHIPVTVNLLSLDDPAVEKVRSRGLPDDHAGPIRIIDIEGVDANMCCGTHVSNLSHLQIIKILGTEKGKKNKTNLIFIAGNRVLKYAEKSYNIEKSLTVLLKTGADEHVDAVDKLQKTVKRLQKSNLIILREMAVLIAQNFKSKPDRGNFFSLHNKDGDNEFMNIIANEIGFQDTVIFLTVGEEKGAGMFLLAGPENIVTEVGPRVSELLQGKGAGKAGRYQGKANSLVKRAEAEALLQEHSCKLTAGEE